TAAAGAATATCTAAGCTTATGCTGGAGGGAATAGGTCATTCTGGAAAATACGAcacagaaaaagagagaaaccaCCAAAAACGTGCTCTGAGGAAGAGAAGGGATAGGAATATGAATTTTATCGACTTTACTAACAGAAATTAGTTTCAGTTATTTGCAGATTTTAAAATTGCTGTTGTTCGTTTTGAcattttgtgattttgtttCACATGACATTGTTACGCTGTGCGGAtgagttttcagcagttttctCCACTACTAAAGTATTATAACTACATtgtcgtgatttttttcatatacttTCATATTCTCCGTAACACTTTAATATACTTTACACTCCTTTCATAACgtctattatttttcttcaatactgAGAAGGGAGAATTTCTAGAAGAGGTAACGATATAAAATCGTACGACTTTAGCTTGTGTTGGGGAAACGTCATAAAtaatttctcacttttcaTGCCGGAAGGTGACGTCCCAAGCATGTGGAAATAGAGCAAAGTTTTTGGCGAGGGCTCAATTTATCAGCATTCTTATCTCGCAATAATCATCCGATTAGTTTTTGTCACGCTTACTCATCCTGGAAAAATTGCTCTCTCATCTCCATCTCTTTTACTTGCACGTGATCAACTGAAGATCGAAATTTCATTGAAGGTAGAAGACAAGCTTCAATTTCTTATTAGATTGGTTTTGCTTGCAGCAATCTAATGAGAAAAACCGTTTTCACATAATCAAGCTGAAGTTCTCTACAGATAGTACATTTCCGGTTTTCCACTTCACAAGACGGCGATAGGTGTGCGATCGTCGCACAAACGCGAATATACACGTCCACGTGAAAGTTCCGATTGTTTGCACTATCATGATagatatttcttctttttctcatcttcGTATGTTTTTcagagcgggtgtagcgcagtgggtAAGAGGTCCGCATGGTTGATGGCTCGAAACCACCCTGATGCCTTCCAAGCTCTTCATGGCTCCGATTTTGGTTGCCAGACTTCTCTCTGggggataaaagcactgatttgGCGCATCGGTTGGCCCCCGCAaatcactgtataggccaacacgtgtTTCAATACATCAACGATCACAAATTTCAGTAAAACGtattctggagagcagctgagtgcagatgtccaggcgtcttGACTGTTGCCGTCGCTCCATGtatgtgggagccactgaccgagctttttcaccattccgagagatcgcagtccattgcttacggtggacagcgaactgccaagactggcagcagaATACCGCagaccttcatatggatgctgctccgccagattcttctgttcgtcgaacgatattgcagtcggtcgaccagagcgagactcatcttcgagtttcttggtTCCGgttttgaagcgctggaaccaggcgtGCACAAACCGttcagaaggggcttcagtgccgaatacttgacttaagtttcgatgggcttcagcaacggggtggccagattcgaactcgtaaaggagcacgtgtcgaatatgggtggaatgttcggccattcTATGATGAAACAGGCGAGGAAGAGGGAGctagatatgttatgtgtatacaagtgGTAGTgcccttatataatatatttaaaacgagaacttccagaacatctcaagaAATCTGCGCTatgaaattttcggcagatactttccgaacaccctaatatttACAGTAAGacgtgttggcgcatctcaagtggattgatacgccagagaccTTAGACTTTGCTTTACATATGTTTTTCTCCATGTTTACTATATAAGTCGATGTTCACATTACCTGTTcccttttcagatttttcttcgcGCTAGTTTTTATACTTACTTTCTTCATAGATGTGCCGTGTTGAAGTCTGTTTCCACCGAAATCCTCGGAGCTCTCACCTTTCCACAATTAGGAAGGGGTCGGGATGAGTatagtatagtagagtcaaaacgacatgaagcagttACGAAAGCGCGCCCAAAGAGGTTAGGACAAAGTGAGTGGCGCTGAGACCATCGAGAACTGCAGCAGAGAACAGTAGTGGTATTGGTCCTCACTTGATCTTAatcgctacgttccaccgcaccgcttcgagcgcaaccgcttaggCTGCCTGCGGAGTTAAGAGCCGCGCGGGCGCGCACTTTAGCGGCTCTGCGGATTTGGTgattattgagcgcactgttaTGAATAGCCAATAGACACCAAAACTGCAGAACCACCAAATCGCGCGCGCGCGCGGCTCTTAACTAATACGGGCAgctttacgcaactgcaccgttctcttctcgttttgacccgataaTGGCTCACAAATATGAGAGTGAAAATGCACAACTCTCTGTGCAAATCTGAGAAAattatcgttttgacccgataaTGGCTCACAAATATGAGAGTGAAAATGCACAACTCTCTGTGCAAAtctgagaaagaaaatctcaatTCATTCGTCGATACAACTAATCTGCCTACACTCACCATTATTGTACTACATTCACGTCgtatttcacagaaaatgtgcCCCTAACGagctatttttgagaaaatgaagagaaaatgaatgaaaattttccctgAGAAATCATTGAGGATAGAGAGAAGAGGACTATAGTTGGTAAAaccgacatgaaccacggacagttacgtaagcagctgcactcgaagcggtgcggtagagacagcagactctttcgaacaacttacgactcgaatcggacgtctgcggtgattacacgatcccaaccgctatgcAACACTGCGTCGCTTCAAGCTCAGCCGCCTTCACAACTTTCcgagctttatgtcgtttcgATCCAACCTTAAGAAAATCTTGCTATGTGCACACATATTCAAAATCACTGTTCTTTCTGCTTTAACTaacgcttcagaaacctggggttctcgcaagcaggaggaaaatatGGATTCCACGCGATCTCAAACGCATCGCAGGAGGACCACAGTGATCAGACTTCTTAACAAAGTCTTTCGAAGGATTATGCGATGCTATTCGAGGGCCTTGCAAAAACAGGACCCACCCACCGGACAACCTTTGCGCGAtcaggaaaaatggaaatattgcTGACGCAAGGGTGCCTACACGAtcacaaccgctacgctcaaccGTGCCGGCCACTTAGGCCGCCCGCGCAGCTGTGAAAGCCTGTGGCAGCCTTGCGCAAGTGTTCGTGTTCTTAATTTCGACGCTCACAGCAAATTTCGCGTAGTACAATTCCGCGTTGTCGTATAGACTAAGTTCATCTATATCTGAGCAAAACTTGTTGTTTCTACCttccctagttttttttgttatccagttgagaaaaagtagtGAATTCTTCCTCATATTTTTGGACTTTCCTAACTAACTTTAAAGAGAATCAGGCTATCCTCAAGTTGTACTCAGATAAAACGTTGCAGTGCAGAGTTCTCCTGCCCTATTAGATACGAGATAGcggaggatttttctttcaaactgcACAGGCATAGTGAAAATCAGCCGCAGGCTATCCTTATCCTCAAATCGATCGCTTTCTCCAAAACTTCAACGCTGACTGTTACACCTCCCCAAGAATTTTAGCCATTCGGAAACCACTAGCGTTAGCGTCACCAATACTGAGCACATGATCTAATTCGGACCTATTAGTGCAAGAAAACCGTTTCCAGATACACTAATCAAAGTAACAACCTGGCACCATTTCTTAACTGTGTTCGCAACGATTCTCTCCTCCTCTGGTTATGTGGGTTGTATCGGTTATATATTCACGAATCTCCTTTATGTAGAGAGGTTATACTAgtgggatcacagccggttactcgcgaggctacgtggcgcgtccccgggtggcggatagggggcatATCGCGGAcaaaaagcgaccttgtgcttgcccagagacgtgggtggattcaggggatgaaCTCcatgtttctgctgagccaggactgagtCATGACATTCTTGTATCCTGCATGTCAGCCCGGCCAagagcctgcaatcaagtgactgggaggtgcaagggaggtgGTTTGGAGTCGTCCAGCAAacaagctccacatgtccactccgggagaatggaagttctcccaaaaactcatgggactagaggctcgcaacctgcccatgggttttaaattttttttttgcatgtcacaataatagaaaagagtctcctgattccggattCAGATtgaacttacgacccgaatcggacgtatgcggatgagaagatgtggtccaacaccagctttgactatcttcatcgcttacgctccaatatcaagctacgaagaaggagaagcTTTAATACGGACCTGGAAAAGTTCTACCGCgtagatcatgccttctacaaggtcacaattggcgatttcaacgccaaagttggcccaaaaCGAACGCccgaggaacttcacatcgggacccatgACCTACAACGGAATGAACAGGGGAGGGGCTCttcgagtttatcatgacgactaagaccatccatgggaactcgcaattccagaagccctcctctctacgttggacgtgggagtcacccggtggaggatatcgtaatgaaatagacaaCGTCATCGTCAAGAAAAGGTTCTACTTGACgaacgtcgctgttgtgccaaagttctatacgggatcggaccatcgcctcctccgaggaagatttcccTTCCCAAGGAGAGAAGATAAAGCCGCCAAATTCAGAGAGgaaaatcccagaactatcattaactgggatctcttcgctacgctagccttcttttgggaagattccgcaatggacaacatcgacaagGAGTATGATCGGCTCGCTGAACACCTTCACAACtgtgcgaagaaggctgagagttctaaaaccaccaagagacgtctgtctcttgaaactctcgAGCTGATATGTCAgtgtggagcagcacgagctgcagggaaccaagaactcaagCCCGTGCTTGCagggctttgcagagaggcgataaaggaagaccttaaagagagaagagtagaagtgctggctgaaaagttgcagaggcggggaagaGCATCCGCTATGCACGTCGAGATTTCGTCAGTCGCaggacgaggatgactgctctccggaacccgaaggaaACAACttcatcgagaagggggatggagaaaatcatctacgacttctactctgatctcttcgaaaGCCAAACACTTCTTCTCTTGCCTCCTCTCTTTATTCTAAGACTTCTAGCATAAAGAACAACCATTGAGAGTCCATGCTTATATCTAACTAAACAATCCGTCAAactatttccttttcttactTTCGGAGTAAAGCGTTTAATCCGCAAATATTCTCTTCCCGCGTAAAACCGCTTCGGTCTTATGACTCTTTTTTTATCGCGCATTGATAGCAGTAGAGCAATGACCAAGCAAGCACAAGAAGAGTTGAGACGAGTGGAAGAAAATGAGGTGGGCCAAAATGAGGTCTCTTAGCGAACTCGCGAACTCGTCCTACTTTAACCGAACCCACTTAGACGTCAATTATAATGTTTTGAACGAATTCTTAAGAACTTGTCTTAGAGCGAACGAGACGTACTTAGGCGTCAATTGTAATGTCACCTTTGCgtactgcgaaaaaaa
This is a stretch of genomic DNA from Necator americanus strain Aroian chromosome II, whole genome shotgun sequence. It encodes these proteins:
- a CDS encoding hypothetical protein (NECATOR_CHRII.G4994.T1); translation: MAEHSTHIRHVLLYEFESGHPVAEAHRNLSQVFGTEAPSERFVHAWFQRFKTGTKKLEDESRSGRPTAISFDEQKNLAEQHPYEGLRYSAASLGSSLSTVSNGLRSLGMVKKLGQWLPHTWSDGNSQDAWTSALSCSPEYVLLKFVIVDVLKHVLAYTVICGGQPMRQISAFIPQREVWQPKSEP
- a CDS encoding hypothetical protein (NECATOR_CHRII.G4995.T1), producing the protein MTTKTIHGNSQFQKPSSLRWTWESPGGGYRNEIDNVIVKKRFYLTNVAVVPKFYTGSDHRLLRGRFPFPRREDKAAKFREENPRTIINWDLFATLAFFWEDSAMDNIDKEYDRLAEHLHNCAKKAESSKTTKRRLSLETLELICQCGAARAAGNQELKPVLAGLCREAIKEDLKERRVEVLAEKLQRRGRASAMHVEISSVAGRG